DNA from Corynebacterium stationis:
TCCTTGTAAATGTTCTCAATCAATTAAAAAGACGCTTTCTAGCGAGTGTAGCGTCACTCACAAGAAAGCGTCGAGTAAAAGGGGCAATTACTTGCTGGAATTAGCCCTGATTCTTCTGCTGCTCAACCTGTTCACGAACAGCATCCATATCCAAATCGCGAACCTGCTTGATCAGATCCTCAAAAGCAGCAGGTGGCAAAGCACCAGCCTGGTTAAAGACCTGGATGCCATCGCGGAAGACCATCAAGGTAGGAATTGCCTGAATCTGCAGCGCACCGGCTAGATCCTGGTTATTTTCGGTATCTAGCTTGGCAAAGGTGATGTCTTCATGCTCTTCAGAAGCCTTGTCGAAGACTGGAGCAAAGCGCTTGCATGGTCCGCACCATTCAGCCCATGCGTCAACAATCGTAATGCCCTCACCGATGGTGGTTTCTTCGAAATTTTCCTTGGTTACTTCTACGGTTGCCATTGTTCTCCTTAAATAAGTTTCGGATTTTCCGCTCTGTTGGTATTCAACGGTACCGAAAGACAAACTATTCCCGCTGCACACCCTTGTCAGATACCCCAAGGGGGTATATCATGAAGGTTGTTAGAGCACATTCATCCACCTTTAAGGAGTATCCATCATGGCAACTACCAATTACACCGTCGAAGGCATGACCTGCGGCCACTGCGAAATGTCGGTGCAGGAAGAAATCGGCGAAATCGGAGGTGTTACCGCGGTCAACGCTGATCACAAGACCGGCCAGGTTGCCGTTGAAGGCGCAGGATTTACAGATGAGCAGGTCTCCGCAGCCGTCGCGGAGGCAGGCTACAAGGTGGTTTAATCCCCCATGAGCACTCACATCGATCTTGGCGTCACCGGCATGACGTGCACCTCGTGCTCGTCACGCGTGGAGCGCAAGCTCAACAAAGTCGATGGCGTCAATGCGACCGTTAACTATGCCACCGAGTCTGCATCGGTTAGCTACGATCCCAGCTTGACTGCGCCGGAGGACCTCATCAAGGTCATTCAAGACGCCGGATACGATGCCTACGACGCCAGCCCAGCAGCGAAAGCCGACGCATCAAAAGACGAGACACAGTCGCTTGACGGTGCCTCCCCAGCTGACATTGCCCGCGAGGAAGAAGCGAGCCATCTCAAGCGCTTGACGATTATGTCTGGTGCCCTGTCCCTTCCCATCATGCTGGTGTCGATGATCCCGGCACTGCAATTTGATTACTGGCAATGGCTGAGTGCCATTTTAGCCACGATCGTCTTCATCAATGGCGGCGCCCCGTTCCACAAGGCGACGTGGACAAATATTAAGCACGGCTCCTTTACCATGGACACGCTGATTACGATGGGCACTTCAGCGGCGTACTTCTGGTCGCTGTATGTCATGGTTTTCGGCCACGCCGGCATGCCTGAAATGCGCATGCACATGGAGCTTATCTCCAATAACGCGCAGATGGACCATATCTATCTGGAGTCCGTGGGCATGGTCATCACGTTCTTGCTACTGGGCCGCTATTTTGAGGTTAAAGCGAAGGGGCAGTCCTCAGAAGCGCTGCGCACGCTGTTGAATATGGGTGCGAAAGACGCATCTTTGCTTGTCGATGGCAAAGAGACCCGCATTCCCATCACTGACCTTGCAATTGGGGATCTCTTCGTCGTGCGTCCAGGCGAAAAGATTGCCACGGACGGCGAAGTCATCGAAGGCTTCTCTGCGGTTGATGAATCCATGTTGACTGGCGAATCGGTTCCGGTGGAAGTTCAAGAAGGCACACGCGTTACTGGCGCATCTATCAATACCTCCGGAAAGCTCATTGTTCGCGCTACCCGCGTGGGCGAAGACACCACCTTGTCACAGATGGCCAAGCTGGTCACCGAAGCCCAGTCTTCCAAGGCACCGGTGCAGCGCCTCGTTGACCGCATCGCGCAAGTCTTTGTCCCTGCGGTAGTAATCATCGCTGTTGTCGCGCTCTTTGCGCACCTGCTGCTGGCGCAAGGTATTGCCCCAGCGTTTGTCGCCGCAGTATCGGTCTTGATCATCGCGTGCCCGTGCGCGATGGGTCTTGCTACCCCGACTGCGATTTTGGTCGGTACCGGCCGTGGCGCGCAGCTGGGTCTGCTTATTAAAGGTCCAGAGATTCTCGAGTCCACTAAGAAGGTCGACACCATCGTCTTAGACAAAACCGGCACGGTAACCACCGGTGTTATGAGCGTAAGCGACGTTATCCCCGCTCCTGGCGTGGATTCACACAAGCTCATCAACTACGCCGCGGCAGTGGAATCTGGTTCTGAACACCCGATTGCACAGGCCATCGTCAAGCATGCTGATGACATCTTGCCCGTTTCTGATTTTCAATCGGAGGCTGGGATCGGAGTATCCGGCACCGTAGAAGGCGCGCTGGTATCCATCGGCCGCGCAAGCCACGCTGAGCTTGGCGAGCTTGCCGATGCCTTCACGGCCGCCGAAGAATCCGGCGCCACGGCGATTGTGGTGAGCATCGATAGCAAGCTGGCCGGAATTATTGCCGTGCGCGATACCATCAAGGACACCTCCGCTGCTGCCATTGCCCAGCTCAAGGATTTAGGCCTAACCCCGTATCTGCTCACCGGCGACAATGCCGGTGCGGCGCATGCGGTTGCACGGGAAGTCGGAATTGATGAGACTCACGTCTTTGCCGGCGTGATGCCTGAAGAAAAGGTCGCGAAAGTATGCCAACTGCAAGATGCTGGTCTGACTGTGGCGATGGTCGGCGATGGTGTTAACGACGCCGCTGCCTTAGCCCAAGCCGATCTTGGCTTGGCGATGGGCGCGGGCACCGACGTTGCCATTGAGGCTTCCGATATCACGCTGATGAACTCTGATCTGCGCTCAGCCGCAGCAGCAATCCTACTTTCACGCAAGACGTTTAGCACGATTAAAGGTAATTTATTCTGGGCCTTCGCCTACAACGTGCTCTTGATTCCAGTCGCTGCTGCTGGTTTCCTAAACCCGCTCTTTGCAGGCCTGGCCATGGCTTTTAGCTCCGTGTTCGTGGTTGGCAACTCCCTACGCTTGAGGTCCTTCCACACGCATTAGGTTTTAGCCCATTAGGCAGAAACCTATCGCGTTGTTTACTATCAGCGCCCATGACTCAAACTACTGCTTCTTCTCTAAGCAAAAACGAGCGCCTTGACCGGCTGCCGGTAACCTCCAAACACAAAAAGCTATTGGTAGGTTCCGGCGTCGGCTGGGCGCTCGACGCCATGGACGTCGGACTTATCTCTTTCATCATGGCCGCGCTAGCGGTGCACTGGAACTTAGAATCGACCCAGACCTCCTGGATTGCCACCGCCGGTTTTGTCGGAATGGCGCTCGGCGCCAGCTTGGGCGGATTACTGGCTGATAAATTCGGCCGCAGGCATGTCTTCGCCCTTACCTTATTGGTGTACGGGCTCGCGACCGGCGCTTCGGCACTGGCAACCGGGCTTGCCGTGCTCATTGCTCTGCGTTTTATCGTCGGGCTGGGCTTAGGCGCCGAGCTCCCTGTTGCCTCAACTCTTATCTCTGAGTTTGCTCCTCGCCGCATCCGCGGGCGCATGGTGGTTTTACTTGAGGCCTTTTGGGCCGCCGGCTGGATTGCAGCCGCTATCATTGGCACCTTCGTCGTCGGTGCCTCTGACTCCGGCTGGCGCTGGGCATTAGCTATCGGCATGGTTCCAGCAGCCTATGCGCTCTATGTCCGCTTAGCCCTGCCCGAATCCGTCCGCTACCTCGAGGCGAAGAATCGCCATCAAGAGGCTGAAGAAATTGTCACTTCTTTCGAAAACGCCGCCTTAGCCGAGGGCAAGAATCTCGACTCAGATCTCGCCCCAGAGGTAGCGCTCGATGAAGCTTTTGAAGAATCCTCTATCTGGTCATCGCGTCTGCGCGCACGTACCGCTGCTTTGTGGATTATCTGGTTTTGCATCAACTTGTCCTACTACGGCGCATTCATCTGGATTCCTTCGCTGTTGGTCGCCGATGGTTTTACGCTGGTGCGCTCGTTTAGCTTTACCCTCATCATTACGCTCGCGCAGCTGCCGGGCTACGCCGCTGCCGCTTGGCTTATTGAAGTATGGGGGCGACGAGTAACGCTTGCAGTATTCTTAGTCGGCTCCGCAGTGTCCGCCGGCGCCTTTGGCCTGGCAGATTCCGAAGTCAGCATCATCATCGCCGGCTGCTTCCTGTCCTTCTTCAACCTCGGCGCCTGGGGCGCGCTTTATGCGATTGGCCCTGAGCTCTACCCCACCCACATTCGCGGCCGCGGCACCGGCGCTGCAGCTGGCTTTGGCCGCATCGCCTCGATCATCTCCCCACTGATCGTGCCGCCGATTCTCGCTGCCGCCGGACAGCCCTGGCTCTTCGTTCTCTTCGCTAGCGCCTTTGCAATCGCAGCCATCGCCGCCTTTACTCTGCCGGAAAACAAAGGAAAGGCCCTCGCTAGTTAACAGCGAAGGCCCCCACACGCTGTCATTTAGCGTGCGAGTACTTTTAATTATGCTTAGCACCAAAGACGCGGGCTAGAAGTGCAGCAAAGCCCGAAGGACGAGGTGCCTGGCGTTCAATCTCGCGGATATCGCGGGGAACATTCGACAACACGGTCGCAGTGCTGGTGCGGGATACCGAAATACTCATCTTTCCTCCTCACAATTCGTCGGTAGCACTAACATTGCCACCTGTGAGCAGGGATTTCATCGATGGAAAGGCTTTCCTATCTATGGCCGTACTTAGATAGGAAAGCCTCATAATACCAGTAAATAACGTCTTAACCAGTACGAATACATTCGAGCACCGTTGGTGTCACAGCCTCTCTGACTTTTAGGCCAACAAGCTGTGATGAATTTAATACATCGCGGACTAGCCGTGAGCCATATTCACGAACTTCGAGTAGTGCAACTGGTGCGCAACCTGGACGGTATCGATTGGGCCACCACGGTGCTTCGCCAAAATAATATCGGCCTCACCGGCGCGCTCATTGTCGCGGTCTTGGGAGTCAGGACGGTACAGCAACATAACCATATCGGCGTCCTGCTCCAACGAGCCAGACTCACGAAGGTCAGCCAACTGCGGCTTTTTATCAGTACGCGACTCGGGGCCACGGTTTAGCTGGGAAATAGCGATAACTGGCACTTCGAGTTCCTTCGCCAAGAGTTTCAGCTGACGGGAAAATTCCGAGACCTCTTGCTGACGCGATTCAACCTTCTTACCTGAGCTCATCAGCTGCAGGTAGTCCAGCACAACCAAATCCAAGCCCTGTTGCTGCTTGAGACGGCGCGCCTTGGTTCGGATCTCCATCATGGTCAGGTTCGGGGAATCATCGATGTAGAGCGGTGCATCCTGAATGCGGTTGAGCGTATCGGTCAGGCGCTCCCAGTCTTCACCAGAGACTTTGCCAGAGCGCATATCCGACAGCTTGACCTCAGATTCTGCTGACAGCAAACGCATCACGATTTCTGAGGCACTCATTTCCAGAGAAAAGACCACCGAGCCCTTATTTTGATGCAGCGAACACGAGCGCATAAAGTCCAGCGCCAACGTCGACTTACCAACACCAGGACGCGCCGCGATAATAATCATCTGTCCCGCGTGCAGACCGTTGGTCAAGTTATCTAAGTCAATGAAACCGGTGGGAACACCGGATTCTAAGCCACCATTATTCTGCAGCGCGGTGAGCTCATCGATGGTCGGGATGATCAGGTCACCAATGACCTTGTAATCTTCCGTGGTCTTCTTCTGCGCAACCTTGAAGATTTCCTGCTGCGCTAAGTCCAACACGGTTTCAATTTCCGCGTCCTCATCGCCATTAAAGCCGAGTTGGACCACGCGCGTGCCAGCATCGACAAGCTTGCGCAGCAGCGCCTTCTCAGCGACAATCTCAGCGTAATAACGGGCATTGGCGGCCGTTGGCACCGTTGCCAACAAGGTGTGCAGGTACACCGCGCCACCGATGCGCTCCAGGTTTTGCTGGCGGTCCAGACGGCTCGCAACAATCACTGGGTCAATGTCGGTGCCATCGGAGTACAAGTCCAGCATCGCAGCATAGATCAGCTGGTGGGCAGGATAGTAGAAATCCTCCGGATCGACTTCATCGATAACCTCAATGACTGACGCAGGCGACAGCAACATCGCACCGAGTACGCCCTGCTCGGCATCTTTATCCGACGGCGGCTGACGGAACTCCCCGTAGCGTTGCGGGTTTTCCAGCTCATCGCGCTTACCGTATTTGCGTCGGCCACCGCCGTAATTATTGGAGGGATAGCTTGCTTCGGGGATATCGAAAGACTCCGGCGCCGGCTCTTCCGGCGGCAGGTAGTTATCGTCGTCGAAACTTGCTCCCATACTCGACGTCATCGACTTTTCCCTTTCATTATTAAAGGCCTCTTCCAGCCTAGTACGTCCACGCAACCTTCGCTTGGGCACAACTTGAACACATCTTGGGGATAGTTATCCACAGTTGTCCACAGCCGCCTGTGCAATTTGCAGGTCAGCGGCAATTTTCCCTTTTTAACCCTGAGGAATAGTTTGAACTATTCCCCATTTACACAGCTCACAGGTGGTTTCTGCTACGAAAATAGCAGCTTAGAGCAGCGCTTTTCGATGCACCTATATAGCTGAAGTTATCCACAGGTTTGCGAAGTTATCCACAGTTATCCACAATAGTGCACAGTTGTCCACAGATAAAAAGCACGCAGGCCCCGATGCCATTCCCACCTCACATAGGAATGATACTTCGGGGCCTGCGCGCTAAATGCTGTTGTCGTTGGGTCTATAAATTTCTAGAAATTATGACCGTCGAACGCGCCAATTATTAGGCAGCGACGACCGAGAAATTAATCTTGCCGAGAACGTCAGCGTGCAGCTTGACCTCGACCTGGTAGTTGCCAGTCTTCTTGACTAGGCCCTTTGGCAATTCGATGATTCGCTTGTCCAAGTTAGGGCCGCCAGCCTTCTTGACTGCGGCAACAATATCATCAGCGGTAACAGAACCGAAGAGCTTGCCCTTGTCGGAGGTCTTGACCTCGACAACAACCTTCTCCAGCTGCTCGAGCTGAGTGCGGACCTCACGTGCATGGTCCAAGTCGCGGATTGCGCGAGCTTCCTGTGCACGCTTGATGCCTTCAATCTGCTTCTCAGCGCCGCGGGTAGCAACAATTGCCAAACCGCGTGGAAGCAGGTAGTTACGTCCGTAACCGTTCTTAACCTCAACAACTTCGCCTGGAGCGCCGAGGTTATCAACGGCAGCGGTGAGGATCAGCTTCATGATCCCTGCCTTTCACTTATATGTTTTTAAGTTGAATGTTGATTAATCGCTGACAGTAAATTTAGAACGGGGGTTCGTCATCTCCGCCGAATCCACCAGCTGGTGGAGCGGAGTTCCAAGGGTCATTAGCTGGCTGTGACTGCGCACCGGAAGATTGATTTCCACCGAATCCTCCACCAAAGCCACCTTGGTTGCCGCCGCCCTGGTTCCCACCAGGTTGTCCGCCGCCTTGATTTCCGCCAAAGTTGCCGCTTTGTCCACCCTCACGTGGATTACGGTTAACTTGTGCGGTGGCATAGCGTAGCGATGGCCCGACCTCATCAACGTCAATTTCAAAGACGGTGCGATTCTCACCCTCACGGGTTTGGAAAGACCGTGCCTTTAAACGACCGGTAACGACAATGCGCATGCCCTTAGTCAGGGATTCTGCGACATTCTCAGCCGCCTGGCGCCAAACGTTGCACGTCAAAAACATAGCCTCGCCGTCTTCCCACTGATTAGTCTGGGAATTGAAGCGACGCGGGGTGGACGCTACGCGAAAGTTCGCGACTGGTGCACCCGACGGGGTAAAACGCAGCTCTGGGTCAGCAACAATGTTGCCAACGACCGTGATATTGGTATCGCCCTGTGCCATGGTATTTGCCTACTCCTTGAGAATCGGATTAATGAGTTAAGCCCCAGTATCCGTTATTTGCTGTCTGTGCGCAGAACCTTGGTTCGCAGAACAGAGTCGTTCAGGCTCAGGCGACGGTCGAACTCCAGCACGGTCGCAGACTCGCACTCGAGATTTACAACAGCGTAAACGCCCTCTTCCTTCTTGTTGATTGGGTACAGCAAGCGACGCTTGCCCCACACATCAACGTTCTCAACCTTGCCGCCTTCAGAGCGAACGGTCTCGAGGAACTTGTCTAGGGACGGGGTTACAGTGCGTTCATCTTGGCTCGGATCCAAAATGATCATGACTTCGTAGTGACGCACGGACCTCATCACCTCCTATGGTCTAGTAGTTTCGGCCACATCACCTTTGCGGACATGGCAGGAGGGTACGTTGCGTCAAGCAACCTCAACAGCGTACCGCAAAGCAGCACGGATCGAAAATCCCCCGCACCAGCAAAATCTCTGTAGATTTAATAGCCGTGCGAGGTCGCGGCATAAAATACCGCGCAGGTAACCGGAATGATGGTCAAAAGGACAAGTGCCGCAATTCCCAGCGCCAGCGGAACCCGGCGGTCTTTACCGCGCTGGAAGGTGTAATAAGCGCTCAGGACGCAGATAAAGCCCAAGCCAATTGACACGATACCGATGATGGTGACAACACTCATGGCTATCATTATGGCCCATCACCGGCTAAAACCAACGATCCTTAAGTCGGCCCTTTGGGCAGTGCTTAGTTGAAGAGATCTTCTAAGTCACCAATGACATCATCGACTGTCGGCGGTTGCGGCAGGTTCGGTTCATTACCGCCACCGCCTCCACCACCGCCGTTGTCGCCATTATTGCCGCCGCCGTTTGATGGACTCGTGTTCTCCGGCGACTGCTCTTCTTCGCGGTTCGCCTCATCGTTGCCGTCTTCATCACCTTCGGTGCCTTCACCGTCGGTCTCAGAATCTTCAGTTGTTGCTGCATCACCGGAGGAGTCATAGTTCCAAGATGAATCCCACGCTGTGGCGTTGGAGAGCTCATTGAAACCGTAACTTACGGGCACGGCTTGTGGGAAGGACTCCCACTCGGCATCGGCAAGCGAAGTGTCTAGAATCTGCTTCCAAATTTGCGTTGGTGCACCGGCGCCGTACATGACACCACCCCAGGCGTTGTTAATCGCAGAGGCATTATCCGCAGCGCCAACCCAGACAGCCGATGCCAACTGTGGCGTCGAACCAATCATCCAGGTGTCCTTGTTCAGGCCCGTATCACCCAACTGGTGGGTACCGGTCTTCGCAGCTGACTCGCGGCCACCTGCCAAAGCACCGTTGGACCATCCTGCAATAGGCTTCATCGCCTGGATGACATTGTCGGCTACCTGCTGGGAAACGCGGCGCTCGCCCTCATCAACAGGGTGCTCGTAGAGTACTTCACCGGAGTTGGTTTCTACGCGCTGAACAAAGTACGGGTCGTGCCACACGCCGCGGTTGGTTAAAGTTGCCATCGCTACAGCCATATCCAGCGGGCGGGAGCGGTACTGGCCCAGCACGATGCCTTCATAAGGCTGCTCGCCATTTTCGGTCAAGGTGCGCTCAATCCCCGGCAAGGACTTGGCTACGCCCAAGGCATAAGCCATGTCAGCGGTGTCCTGGGTGGTGTTTTCCAAATCCGCCTGCAGACGCATAAAGGAAGTGTTGTAGGAGTGCATCAACGCTTCTTCAATAGAGCACACGCCACAGGTGGTATTTGAAACATTACCCACGGTAATCCCGTGCAGGTCATAAGGCGCCGAAGAGTAGTTCTGGCTCAGCGGAATACCTTGCTGCAGCGCTGCCGCAAGTGCCATCACCTTGAAAGTCGAACCGGTTTCAGTAGGACCATTGGCATAGTCCCAACCCTCAGCCTCGTTCCCACCGAAGTAACCACGCACTGCGCCTGTCGATGGATCGATGGTCACCGCTGCCGCACGCGCATCTTCTTGCAGCGGAGCAAGGTTGGCATCGACTGCATCGACGCTGGCATTTTGCACAGTCGGGTCAATCGTGGTGGTAATACGCAAACCGCGAGTGTTGACGTCATCTTCGGAGATGCCAACTTCTTCGAGTTCCTCAATCACCTTGTTCTTAATGTGCCCATTCGCACCGGTGGCTTCGGTATAAGCCGACACCGCCGATGGTTCTACGGTGTGCGGAAATTGCATGCCAGCGCGCTCTTCGGCTGGTAGCGTGTCCATTTCTACCAAGCCATCGAGCACGTAATTCCAGCGCTGCTCGGACTGCTGCGCATCAACGGCTGGGTCCCAGTTGCTTGGCGCCTGGATGATACCGGCGAGCATGGCGCCTTCTTCAACGGTGAGCTCTTCAACATCTTTGTCGAAGTACGCCAAAGAAGCGGCCTGCAGACCGTAAGCGTTGCGGCCGAAGTAAACGGTGTTGAGATAAGCGTTGAGGATGTCTTCCTTCGACCACTGGTTGGTCATCTTGATGGAATACACCAGCTCACGCGCCTTACGCACATAGGAGATCTCATTGCCGACCAGCGTGTTTTTCACGTACTGCTGGGTAATTGTCGAGCCACCACCGGCGGAGTCATCGCCAGTAACCTTGCCGACGACCGCGCGCATCAGGCCGGTAAAAGAGAAACCTGAGTTAGTCCAGAAGTCACGGTCTTCAGCAGCCAAAACGGCGCTTTCGACATGATCTGGGATCTCTTCTAAGCTCACGTGGGTGCGGTTTCCTTCCGGCGGCACAATCCGCGCGAGCTGCGTATTGTTATCCGAAGCGTAGATCGTCGAAATCTGGTTATTGGCCAGGTCTTCTGGCTCGGGAACCTCATACTGCACATACGCATACGCAAACATTCCGCCGGGAATGACGATGCAGATTGCGGCAATAATGAGCACAATCCACGGCCAACGGCGGGTGCTTTTCCTGCGCCTACCGCCCGCAGACGGAGTCGTTTCCTTCTTATCGCTCACCTAAACGCGCCTTACTTCCATATAGCTTTAATAATCGCCGGGTATATCACTGGGGTCTAATACTACTGCGATACATGCACGTTAACACTTTCGATAGGCAACTTCGGAGGTTAAAAGGTGGTTCCATCGACAGCTGCGACAAACCTCTACGGTATGAACAGTAAATTCTAGGCCTTCTGCAACAAATTCGGCGATTTCTTTCTCACTGCGCGCACTACCCGCGCGCCGCCCCAAGACTTCGCCATAGACCCAGCGCGTATTGCGCAGTACAGAGCCACAAATGGGGCAGGCACGTTTCGAATCAACACCGTGGTGGGTGGCTGCCGCGCGCAGCAAAAAGTCAGCGTCGCAGACATCGTCTTGCGCGAGCCGTCCGGCTCGCAGCTCGCGCAGGGTTGCTGCGCGTTCCCATTCATGGGACACCTTGTGCTTATACGCCACTTGAGGTGTTATGCCACTCACTTTTTCCACCTTCATATCATCAACTTTATCGATCCACCTCGCCACAAAGTAGCACTTGAGAGGCCTTCCTCCCTAGGGTTGGGAGTTCAAGGCTTAACCAAAAATTATAATCAAGGAGCACATTTAGAAAATGGCCTCACAAGTAAAGGTTGCCATCGTTGGCATTGGCAATTGCGCCACTTCCCTTATCCAAGGCGTGGAGTACTATCGCAACGCCGCGGTCGATGAAAAAATTCCCGGCCTCATGCATGCACAGTTTGGCGACTACCACGTTGGCGATATTGAGTTCGTTGCAGCCTTCGACGTCGATGCAGCCAAGGTAGGCCAGGATCTTTCCGACGCCACCCGCGCATCCCGCAACTGCACCATCACCATTGCTGAGCTGCCACACCTGGGTGTGGAGGTACAGCGCGGTGTCACTTTAGATGGTTTGGGCACACATTACCTGGAAACTATTGAAGAATCTGACGCAGAGCCTGTCGATGTCGTTCAGGCTCTGAGAGATTCCGGCGCAGATGTCGTAGTGTCCTACCTTCCAGTTGGCTCAGAAGAAGCGGATAAGTTCTACGCCCAGGCAGCTATCGATGCAGGCTGTGCTTTCGTCAATGCCTTGCCAGTTTTTATTGCCTCCGATCCTGAGTGGGCACAGAAGTTCACCGACGCTGGCGTCCCTATTGTTGGTGATGACATCAAGTCCCAGGTCGGCGCGACGATTACCCACCGCGTGATGGCCAAGCTTTTTGAAGACCGCGGCGTGCGCCTCGAGCGCACCATGCAGCTCAATGTCGGCGGCAACATGGACTTTAAAAACATGTTGGACCGCAACCGTTTGGAATCCAAGAAGATCTCCAAGACTCAAGCTGTTACTTCTAACTTGAAGGATTCCCCGCTCGCGGGCAAGAAGGAAGACCGCAACGTGCACATCGGTCCATCCGACTACGTCGAGTGGCTCGATGACCGCAAGTGGGCCTATGTCCGCTTGGAAGGCTCCGCGTTCGGTGAGGTTCCACTAAACTTGGAGTACAAGCTCGAGGTGTGGGATTCCCCGAACTCCGCCGGCATCATCATCGACGCGGTGCGCGCGGCGAAGATTGCGCTCGACCGCGGCATCGGCGGACCCATCCTGCCGGCGTCCGCTTATTTGATGAAGTCTCCGCCGCAGCAAATGCCTGACGATGAAGCGCGCGCTGCACTCGAAGCCTTCATCGTCGACGCCAACTAGCTTGCACAACCACGCTTTCGGACACGCTCTCACATGCGTTAGCCCCCGAAAGTGTGGTTTAGCTTTATACGGAAATATTTTAGGGCCCAAAACCTAACCTTTTGGTCAATTAACAACACATCGGACGAGGTGGGCGGTATCATATTTTTATGACTGAAGCTAATAAAAACTCCCCGTCCAGTCTCGAAGACGCCCTAGAAGTCGCAACGGAAATTCAACCGGCGCTTAATAAATTAGTCGTGATTTTTCAGCGCACCACCGAAGGTGGATCGCTTACCACTTCGCAGGTCTCGATTATGAACCAGCTCAAAGCTCGCGGCGCAGCGCGCGTTAGCCAGGTCGCGGCCGCTGAGCTTATCCGCATGCCCACGGCATCTAATGCGCTTTATCAATTAGAACAACGCAATCTTATTGAGCGTAGCCGCGATGAAAAAGACCGCCGCGGCGTTATGGTGCAGCTGACTAAGAAGGGCGAAGCCGAACTTCAGCGCGTTAGCGACGAACGTGCCGAGGCTTTAGCAGAGATTCTACGGTGGCTGGATGCTGAGGGTTTGCAAACAGCACGTGAGGTTTCCGATTTGATTAATAAGCTCGCGGAAATTTATCGCCCTACCCAGGATTCACAGAAATAGTGTCGGATCTCTAAGATGAGGGTGTAGAACGCATCCCTTTGACCTGACGTTGTTTCTTTATGCCGCTGAATTCAGATAATCGCGCTTT
Protein-coding regions in this window:
- the trxA gene encoding thioredoxin, whose protein sequence is MCSGNSLSFGTVEYQQSGKSETYLRRTMATVEVTKENFEETTIGEGITIVDAWAEWCGPCKRFAPVFDKASEEHEDITFAKLDTENNQDLAGALQIQAIPTLMVFRDGIQVFNQAGALPPAAFEDLIKQVRDLDMDAVREQVEQQKNQG
- a CDS encoding heavy-metal-associated domain-containing protein translates to MATTNYTVEGMTCGHCEMSVQEEIGEIGGVTAVNADHKTGQVAVEGAGFTDEQVSAAVAEAGYKVV
- a CDS encoding heavy metal translocating P-type ATPase, which codes for MSTHIDLGVTGMTCTSCSSRVERKLNKVDGVNATVNYATESASVSYDPSLTAPEDLIKVIQDAGYDAYDASPAAKADASKDETQSLDGASPADIAREEEASHLKRLTIMSGALSLPIMLVSMIPALQFDYWQWLSAILATIVFINGGAPFHKATWTNIKHGSFTMDTLITMGTSAAYFWSLYVMVFGHAGMPEMRMHMELISNNAQMDHIYLESVGMVITFLLLGRYFEVKAKGQSSEALRTLLNMGAKDASLLVDGKETRIPITDLAIGDLFVVRPGEKIATDGEVIEGFSAVDESMLTGESVPVEVQEGTRVTGASINTSGKLIVRATRVGEDTTLSQMAKLVTEAQSSKAPVQRLVDRIAQVFVPAVVIIAVVALFAHLLLAQGIAPAFVAAVSVLIIACPCAMGLATPTAILVGTGRGAQLGLLIKGPEILESTKKVDTIVLDKTGTVTTGVMSVSDVIPAPGVDSHKLINYAAAVESGSEHPIAQAIVKHADDILPVSDFQSEAGIGVSGTVEGALVSIGRASHAELGELADAFTAAEESGATAIVVSIDSKLAGIIAVRDTIKDTSAAAIAQLKDLGLTPYLLTGDNAGAAHAVAREVGIDETHVFAGVMPEEKVAKVCQLQDAGLTVAMVGDGVNDAAALAQADLGLAMGAGTDVAIEASDITLMNSDLRSAAAAILLSRKTFSTIKGNLFWAFAYNVLLIPVAAAGFLNPLFAGLAMAFSSVFVVGNSLRLRSFHTH
- a CDS encoding MFS transporter, with protein sequence MTQTTASSLSKNERLDRLPVTSKHKKLLVGSGVGWALDAMDVGLISFIMAALAVHWNLESTQTSWIATAGFVGMALGASLGGLLADKFGRRHVFALTLLVYGLATGASALATGLAVLIALRFIVGLGLGAELPVASTLISEFAPRRIRGRMVVLLEAFWAAGWIAAAIIGTFVVGASDSGWRWALAIGMVPAAYALYVRLALPESVRYLEAKNRHQEAEEIVTSFENAALAEGKNLDSDLAPEVALDEAFEESSIWSSRLRARTAALWIIWFCINLSYYGAFIWIPSLLVADGFTLVRSFSFTLIITLAQLPGYAAAAWLIEVWGRRVTLAVFLVGSAVSAGAFGLADSEVSIIIAGCFLSFFNLGAWGALYAIGPELYPTHIRGRGTGAAAGFGRIASIISPLIVPPILAAAGQPWLFVLFASAFAIAAIAAFTLPENKGKALAS
- the dnaB gene encoding replicative DNA helicase: MTSSMGASFDDDNYLPPEEPAPESFDIPEASYPSNNYGGGRRKYGKRDELENPQRYGEFRQPPSDKDAEQGVLGAMLLSPASVIEVIDEVDPEDFYYPAHQLIYAAMLDLYSDGTDIDPVIVASRLDRQQNLERIGGAVYLHTLLATVPTAANARYYAEIVAEKALLRKLVDAGTRVVQLGFNGDEDAEIETVLDLAQQEIFKVAQKKTTEDYKVIGDLIIPTIDELTALQNNGGLESGVPTGFIDLDNLTNGLHAGQMIIIAARPGVGKSTLALDFMRSCSLHQNKGSVVFSLEMSASEIVMRLLSAESEVKLSDMRSGKVSGEDWERLTDTLNRIQDAPLYIDDSPNLTMMEIRTKARRLKQQQGLDLVVLDYLQLMSSGKKVESRQQEVSEFSRQLKLLAKELEVPVIAISQLNRGPESRTDKKPQLADLRESGSLEQDADMVMLLYRPDSQDRDNERAGEADIILAKHRGGPIDTVQVAHQLHYSKFVNMAHG
- the rplI gene encoding 50S ribosomal protein L9, which gives rise to MKLILTAAVDNLGAPGEVVEVKNGYGRNYLLPRGLAIVATRGAEKQIEGIKRAQEARAIRDLDHAREVRTQLEQLEKVVVEVKTSDKGKLFGSVTADDIVAAVKKAGGPNLDKRIIELPKGLVKKTGNYQVEVKLHADVLGKINFSVVAA
- a CDS encoding single-stranded DNA-binding protein: MAQGDTNITVVGNIVADPELRFTPSGAPVANFRVASTPRRFNSQTNQWEDGEAMFLTCNVWRQAAENVAESLTKGMRIVVTGRLKARSFQTREGENRTVFEIDVDEVGPSLRYATAQVNRNPREGGQSGNFGGNQGGGQPGGNQGGGNQGGFGGGFGGNQSSGAQSQPANDPWNSAPPAGGFGGDDEPPF
- the rpsF gene encoding 30S ribosomal protein S6; this translates as MRHYEVMIILDPSQDERTVTPSLDKFLETVRSEGGKVENVDVWGKRRLLYPINKKEEGVYAVVNLECESATVLEFDRRLSLNDSVLRTKVLRTDSK